A stretch of Salarias fasciatus chromosome 23, fSalaFa1.1, whole genome shotgun sequence DNA encodes these proteins:
- the ptgs2b gene encoding prostaglandin G/H synthase 2, which translates to MNRLTFTVFLLALGFLVCEGGNPCCSEPCQNRGVCTAMGSDNYECDCTRTGYYGQNCTTPEFLTWIKVSLKPSPNTIHYLLTHFKGLWNIINSISFLRDGIMRYVLTSRSHFIDSPPTFNADYGYKSWEAYSNLSYYTRTLPPVPEDCPTPMGVVGKKELPDIKVLAEKLLMRRQFIPDPQGTSLLFAFFAQHFTHQFFKSDMKRGPAFTQAKGHGVDLNHIYGDNLEKQHKLRLFKDGKLKYQILDGEVYPPTVKEIGVDMHYPPHVPESHRFAVGHEAFGLVPGLMMYATIWLREHNRVCDVLKEIHPDWDDERLFQTTRLILIGETIKIVIEDYVQHLSGYNLKLKFDPELLFNQRFQYQNRIASEFNTLYHWHPLMPDSFHIEEKDYSYKQFVFNTSVVTEHGISNLVESFSKQIAGRVAGGRNVPGAVLYVAMKSIEHSRQMRYQSMNAYRKRFFLKPYSSFEDLTGEKEMASVLEEMYGHIDAVELYPGLLVEKPRTNAIFGETMVEMGAPYSLKGLMGNPICSPEYWKPSTFGGSVGFSIVNTASLQKLVCNNVRGPCPLASFHVPDVKETGSMIINSSTSHSGGSDINPTVILKERTTEL; encoded by the exons ATGAACAGACTCACATTTACTGTTTTCCTGTTGGCACTGGGTTTTCTTGTCTGCGAAGGAG GTAACCCATGTTGCTCAGAGCCATGCCAGAACAGGGGTGTTTGCACAGCAATGGGCTCAGATAATTATGAGTGTGACTGCACACGTACAGGCTATTATGGACAAAACTGCACAACTC CTGAATTCCTCACCTGGATCAAAGTATCCCTGAAACCATCGCCCAACACCATCCACTATCTCCTCACACATTTTAAAGGCTTGTGGAACATCATCAACAGCATCTCATTTCTGAGGGACGGCATCATGAGATATGTGCTGACAT CTCGATCCCACTTCATTGACAGTCCTCCAACCTTTAATGCGGATTATGGTTACAAAAGCTGGGAAGCCTACTCCAATCTTTCCTACTATACACGTACCCTCCCCCCTGTGCCAGAGGATTGCCCAACACCTATGGGAGTAGTAG GTAAAAAGGAACTGCCCGACATAAAAGTTTTGGCTGAAAAACTCCTGATGAGAAGGCAGTTTATTCCGGATCCACAAGGCACCAGCttgttgtttgcattttttgcacagcattttACACACCAGTTCTTCAAATCTGATATGAAGAGAGGACCTGCTTTTACCCAGGCTAAGGGTCACGGG GTGGACCTAAACCACATTTATGGAGACAACTTGGAGAAACAACACAAGCTCAGACTCTTCAAAGACGGCAAACTCAAGTATCAG ATTCTGGATGGAGAGGTTTACCCTCCAACAGTGAAGGAAATTGGCGTGGACATGCACTATCCTCCTCATGTCCCAGAATCCCACCGCTTCGCTGTTGGCCACGAGGCCTTCGGTCTGGTCCCGGGTCTGATGATGTACGCCACAATCTGGCTTCGTGAACACAACAGAGTGTGTGACGTGCTGAAGGAGATTCACCCTGACTGGGATGATGAGAGGCTTTTCCAGACCACACGGCTCATCCTGATTG GCGAGACCATCAAGATTGTGATTGAAGACTATGTACAACATTTGAGTGGATACAACTTGAAGCTCAAGTTCGAccctgagctgctttttaacCAGCGTTTCCAGTACCAGAACCGCATCGCATCTGAGTTCAACACCTTGTACCACTGGCACCCTCTGATGCCCGATAGTTTCCACATTGAGGAGAAAGATTACAGCTACAAGCAGTTTGTCTTCAACACCTCTGTTGTGACAGAGCACGGCATCAGCAACCTTGTGGAGTCATTCTCCAAACAGATTGCTGGACGG GTTGCCGGCGGTAGAAATGTCCCAGGAGCTGTCTTGTACGTGGCCATGAAGTCCATCGAGCACAGTCGGCAAATGCGATACCAGTCGATGAATGCCTACCGGAAACGGTTTTTCCTGAAACCCTACAGTTCATTTGAAGACTTAACAG GCGAGAAAGAAATGGCCTCTGTGCTGGAGGAGATGTACGGGCACATCGACGCCGTGGAACTCTACCCTGGCCTGCTGGTGGAGAAACCTAGAACCAACGCTATCTTCGGGGAGACGATGGTGGAGATGGGGGCGCCTTACTCCCTCAAGGGCTTGATGGGAAACCCAATCTGCTCCCCTGAATACTGGAAACCGAGCACATTCGGAGGCAGCGTGGGATTCAGCATCGTCAACACTGCGTCCCTGCAGAAGCTTGTCTGCAATAACGTGCGGGGTCCCTGTCCTTTGGCTTCCTTTCATGTGCCAGATGTTAAAGAGACGGGCTCCATGATCATCAACTCAAGCACGTCACACTCGGGCGGCAGTGATATCAACCCCactgtcattttgaaagaaagaacTACTGAGCTCtaa
- the pdcb gene encoding phosducin b: protein MSDRLIDLEETATHTGPKGVINDWRRFKLESMEQENLSPAKKELLRQMSSPSRPKDDSRANLNRKMSVQEYELLKEEDEGCLKKYRRRCMQEMHDKLSFGPRFEGVHDLDSGEAFLEVIEKEHHSTVVVVHIFKIGVKGCEELNSCLDCLATEYPTVKFCRIDAVASGAAERFSDEFLPTLLVYKAGELLGNFLACTQHLNEEFFATDVEAFLNSYGLLPEKELPAVEDEEENDVE, encoded by the exons ATGTCAGACAGACTGATTGACTTGGAAGAGACTGCAACCCACACAG GGCCAAAAGGAGTCATAAATGACTGGAGGCGGTTTAAACTGGAAAGCATGGAGCAGGAAAATCTGTCTCCTGCGAAAAAGGAACTGCTGCGACAGATGTCATCGCCCAGCAGGCCAAAAGACGACTCCAGAGCAAACCTTAACCGCAAG ATGAGTGTCCAAGAATATGAACTGCTtaaagaggaggatgaaggatgTCTGAAGAAATACAGAAGGCGCTGCATGCAGGAGATGCATGACAAACTCAGCTTCGGACCCAGATTTGAAGGCGTCCATGATCTGGACAGTGGCGAGGCCTTCCTTGAAGTCATTGAGAAGGAGCATCACAGCACAGTGGTGGTTgtccacattttcaaaattgGAGTGAAAGGATGCGAAGAGCTCAACAGCTGCCTTGACTGCCTGGCCACTGAGTACCCAACTGTAAAGTTCTGCAGGATCGATGCTGTAGCGTCAGGCGCTGCGGAGCGTTTCTCCGATGAATTTTTACCCACTCTGCTCGTCTACAAGGCCGGAGAGCTACTTGGAAACTTCCTTGCCTGCACGCAGCACCTAAATGAGGAGTTCTTTGCCACAGACGTGGAAGCGTTCCTTAACAGCTACGGCCTGCTGCCAGAGAAGGAGCTGCCGGCggtggaggatgaggaagaaaaCGATGTTGAATAA